Proteins encoded within one genomic window of Actinoplanes octamycinicus:
- a CDS encoding PilZ domain-containing protein produces MITVSAGSTLTLRLPDMTTVPLICLAEVKAPFIADLPPMPVLSLDDPGPGARRYGILELTSNAGVAWVEAELRGGLITVLGDSPTGVVQRRDSPRRPGAYPATGTAQLDTGPSQRLIALSGEVQDISTSGLLLRATAGDDSPHLPTAILRTLLHVTMPWGELTASVTTVDQRSDQLRGTFEWIDPGDAKALATFVRA; encoded by the coding sequence ATGATCACGGTGTCCGCCGGCAGCACCCTCACCCTGCGCCTCCCGGACATGACCACCGTCCCACTGATCTGCCTCGCCGAGGTCAAGGCGCCGTTCATCGCCGACCTGCCGCCGATGCCGGTGCTCAGCCTCGACGACCCGGGGCCGGGCGCCCGCCGCTACGGCATCCTGGAGCTGACCAGCAACGCCGGCGTCGCCTGGGTGGAGGCCGAACTGCGTGGCGGCCTGATCACCGTGCTCGGCGACTCACCGACCGGCGTGGTCCAGCGCCGGGACTCGCCGCGCCGGCCCGGCGCCTACCCGGCGACCGGGACCGCGCAACTGGACACCGGGCCCAGCCAGCGGCTGATCGCCCTGTCCGGCGAGGTCCAGGACATCTCCACCAGCGGGTTGCTGCTGCGGGCCACCGCCGGCGACGACAGCCCGCACCTGCCCACCGCGATCCTGCGGACGCTGTTGCACGTCACCATGCCGTGGGGTGAGCTGACCGCCTCGGTGACCACCGTCGACCAGCGCTCCGACCAGCTCCGCGGCACCTTCGAGTGGATCGACCCGGGCGACGCGAAAGCCCTCGCCACCTTCGTCCGCGCCTGA
- a CDS encoding polysaccharide lyase family 7 protein yields the protein MRKRTLLTLAVSAVVVGGLGVAGITTASAATLDPALPPGGNFDLSVWQLQLPTGSPGKPDTISPAQLKGPNGYTNPAYFWTDKNDGSMTFWAPEKGVTTPNSNYARSEFREMNKDGSAADWTLAGNHTLSAQLRIPSVTKNVCVGQVHLGSGGSSTKPLLELYYRPNGDIYLGTENSPAGGQTLHKVGNVALGVKWTYVINVTGNTINLTVNGSRTSYAIPSSFNPYRQYFKAGSYNQSSSDSTTNGAKVKFYSLTVKHG from the coding sequence ATGCGCAAGCGCACCCTGCTGACCCTCGCCGTCTCCGCGGTCGTCGTCGGCGGTCTCGGCGTCGCCGGCATCACCACCGCCTCGGCCGCCACCCTCGACCCGGCCCTGCCGCCCGGCGGCAACTTCGACCTGTCCGTCTGGCAGCTGCAGCTGCCGACCGGGTCCCCCGGCAAACCGGACACCATCTCGCCGGCCCAGCTCAAGGGCCCGAACGGCTACACCAACCCGGCCTACTTCTGGACCGACAAGAACGACGGCTCGATGACCTTCTGGGCGCCGGAGAAGGGCGTCACCACGCCGAACTCCAACTACGCGCGGTCCGAGTTCCGCGAGATGAACAAGGACGGCAGCGCCGCCGACTGGACGCTGGCCGGGAACCACACGCTCAGCGCCCAGCTGCGGATCCCCTCGGTCACCAAGAACGTCTGCGTCGGCCAGGTGCACCTGGGCTCCGGCGGCTCGTCGACCAAGCCGCTGCTGGAGCTCTACTACCGGCCGAACGGCGACATCTACCTCGGCACCGAGAACTCGCCGGCCGGCGGCCAGACGCTGCACAAGGTGGGGAACGTGGCGCTCGGCGTGAAGTGGACCTACGTCATCAACGTCACCGGCAACACCATCAACCTGACCGTCAACGGGTCGCGGACCAGCTACGCGATCCCGTCCTCGTTCAACCCGTACCGGCAGTATTTCAAGGCCGGCTCCTACAACCAGTCCTCCTCGGACAGCACCACGAACGGCGCCAAGGTCAAGTTTTACAGCCTGACCGTCAAGCACGGCTGA
- a CDS encoding PadR family transcriptional regulator: MASPPRMTAALAGVLQAFLAEPAAERYGLDIMQATGCPSGTVYPILIRLQRAGWLESRWEEIDPALAGRPARRWYRLAPDAVTTVRGEVGAYRQRHATAGPAVQGRPTWVS, from the coding sequence ATGGCGTCACCCCCACGTATGACGGCCGCCCTGGCCGGTGTGCTCCAGGCGTTCCTCGCCGAGCCCGCCGCCGAGCGCTACGGCCTCGACATCATGCAGGCGACCGGCTGTCCCAGCGGCACCGTCTACCCGATCCTGATCCGGCTGCAGCGGGCCGGCTGGCTGGAGTCTCGCTGGGAGGAGATCGATCCGGCGCTGGCCGGTCGCCCGGCCCGGCGGTGGTACCGGCTCGCCCCGGACGCGGTCACCACGGTGCGCGGCGAGGTCGGCGCGTACCGGCAGCGGCACGCGACCGCCGGCCCGGCCGTGCAGGGGAGGCCGACATGGGTTTCCTGA
- a CDS encoding TetR/AcrR family transcriptional regulator, whose translation MPISAEPARSPGRPRSGVDATVFAATLSAIDELGYTRATVDRIAAVAGVAKTTIYRRWPSKGELIVACLLDAFGPVPLTGATRGDLLENAIHWIAGKIGESGIGAAFAGVFTDAVNDPALREILATRFQDPYRLALQDALGEPEHRVLFLIDLIVGTLLHRLGMTGEPMVERDVRALIAVARYALDG comes from the coding sequence ATGCCGATCAGCGCCGAACCCGCCCGCTCGCCCGGCCGTCCCCGCTCCGGCGTCGACGCGACCGTCTTCGCCGCCACCCTGAGCGCGATCGACGAGCTGGGCTACACCCGGGCCACGGTCGACCGGATCGCCGCGGTCGCCGGGGTCGCCAAGACCACGATCTACCGGCGCTGGCCGTCCAAGGGCGAGCTGATCGTGGCCTGCCTGCTGGACGCGTTCGGCCCGGTGCCGCTGACCGGCGCCACCCGCGGCGACCTGCTGGAGAACGCGATCCACTGGATCGCCGGCAAGATCGGCGAGTCCGGGATCGGCGCGGCGTTCGCCGGTGTCTTCACCGACGCGGTCAACGACCCGGCGCTGCGCGAGATCCTGGCCACCCGGTTCCAGGACCCCTACCGGCTGGCTCTGCAGGACGCGCTCGGCGAGCCGGAGCACCGGGTGCTCTTTCTCATCGACCTGATCGTCGGCACCCTGCTGCACCGTCTCGGGATGACCGGCGAGCCGATGGTGGAGCGTGATGTGCGTGCCCTCATCGCGGTCGCCCGGTACGCCTTGGACGGCTGA
- a CDS encoding alpha/beta hydrolase translates to MTKGGCVMTEAPVRETVGEDRPPLVVRLLDRVRSEPDWAAMSAAELAALQVAENRKRASRLMRLITGWPQPGVTITWERVSVAGREVTVRVHRPDPGRARTPAGAAPGTGGLPLVVHVHGGGFVGTAAQSDWITSAIAAWLPAVVVSVEHRLVSPEVPLLAGVDDAWDVLGELFRHAARWGVDPGRVALAGESAGAAITGTVALRARDAGLALRAQVLVNPCTDLTATALDYPSMREHPDSPTLTLAQMRFFQRMAVPDGTDPRAVSPLHAWDVARLAPALIVVPTVDPLADQGRAYAERLRIAGTPVRLTEHRGATHAFVSMPGLLPQARAAREEIIGFLRERLS, encoded by the coding sequence ATGACGAAGGGCGGGTGCGTGATGACCGAGGCGCCGGTGCGGGAGACGGTCGGCGAGGATCGGCCGCCGCTGGTGGTGCGGCTGCTCGACCGGGTGCGCAGCGAGCCGGACTGGGCCGCCATGTCCGCCGCGGAGCTGGCCGCGCTGCAGGTGGCGGAGAACCGCAAGCGCGCGTCCCGGCTGATGCGGCTGATCACCGGGTGGCCGCAGCCCGGCGTGACGATCACCTGGGAGCGGGTGTCGGTGGCCGGGCGGGAGGTGACGGTCCGGGTCCACCGGCCGGACCCGGGACGGGCGCGGACACCGGCCGGCGCGGCCCCGGGAACCGGCGGGCTGCCGCTGGTGGTGCACGTGCACGGCGGCGGGTTCGTCGGCACCGCGGCGCAGAGCGACTGGATCACCAGCGCGATCGCGGCCTGGCTGCCGGCCGTCGTGGTGTCGGTCGAGCATCGGCTGGTCTCGCCGGAGGTGCCGCTGCTCGCCGGGGTCGACGACGCCTGGGACGTGCTCGGCGAGCTGTTCCGGCACGCGGCACGGTGGGGCGTCGACCCGGGCCGGGTCGCGCTGGCCGGCGAGAGCGCCGGCGCGGCGATCACCGGGACGGTGGCGCTCCGGGCGCGCGACGCTGGTCTGGCGCTGCGGGCGCAGGTCCTGGTCAACCCGTGCACCGACCTGACCGCGACGGCACTCGACTACCCGTCGATGCGCGAGCACCCGGACAGCCCGACGCTCACCCTGGCGCAGATGCGGTTCTTCCAGCGGATGGCGGTGCCGGACGGGACCGACCCGCGGGCGGTGTCGCCGCTGCACGCCTGGGACGTGGCCCGGCTGGCCCCGGCGCTGATCGTGGTGCCGACCGTGGACCCGCTCGCCGATCAGGGCCGGGCCTACGCGGAGCGGCTGCGGATCGCCGGGACGCCGGTGCGGCTCACCGAGCACCGCGGGGCGACGCACGCGTTCGTCAGCATGCCGGGGCTGCTGCCTCAGGCCCGCGCCGCCCGGGAGGAGATCATTGGCTTCCTGCGGGAGAGGCTGAGCTGA
- a CDS encoding glucose-6-phosphate dehydrogenase — MTKQGSAQTLVILGASGDLTARLLLPGLGALLAADALPVTLIGAGMDDWDAARWQERVATAFGEHGKAEAAARTLDGTRYVRADVTRAEDLRGLLDSADGEVSIFFALPPSVTVKACEALCELGLPEGTRLVLEKPFGTSASSAASLNRLLTRLAPEERIHRVDHFLGKSTVLNILGLRFANRIFEPLLGSEHVESVDIVFDEQLALEGRAGYYDKAGALADMIQSHLLQILALLTMEAPLSLDPRVFRDATAEALRATRLWAGDAKESSLRARYAGYAEEPGVDPARETETLAEIVLAVDNWRWAGVPFRLRSGKALGTGRKEAVITFKAPPRIPDGFRGPDTPDRLRISFGPDRLALDFDINGPGDPFVLDPVTLEAEFAPGELPPYGEVLRGVFENDPLLSVRGDTAEQCWRIVEPVTSAWRAGEVPLQEYAVGSSGPAGSLLTSGGDSPH, encoded by the coding sequence ATGACGAAACAGGGCTCCGCCCAGACACTGGTGATTCTGGGTGCTTCCGGGGATTTGACGGCACGACTGCTGCTGCCCGGGCTCGGGGCGCTGCTGGCGGCCGACGCGCTGCCGGTGACGCTGATCGGCGCCGGGATGGACGACTGGGACGCGGCACGCTGGCAGGAGCGGGTGGCCACGGCGTTCGGCGAGCACGGCAAGGCCGAGGCGGCGGCGCGCACCCTGGACGGGACGCGGTACGTGCGGGCCGACGTGACCCGCGCCGAGGACCTGCGCGGGCTGCTGGACAGCGCGGACGGCGAGGTCTCGATCTTCTTCGCGCTGCCGCCGTCGGTGACCGTGAAGGCGTGCGAGGCGCTGTGCGAGCTGGGGCTGCCGGAGGGGACCCGGCTGGTGCTGGAGAAGCCGTTCGGGACCAGCGCGTCGTCGGCGGCGTCGCTCAACCGGCTGCTCACCCGGCTCGCGCCGGAGGAGCGGATCCACCGGGTCGACCACTTCCTCGGCAAGTCCACCGTGCTGAACATTCTCGGACTTCGGTTCGCGAACCGGATCTTCGAGCCGCTGCTCGGGTCGGAGCACGTCGAGTCGGTCGACATCGTCTTCGACGAGCAGCTGGCGCTGGAGGGACGGGCCGGCTACTACGACAAGGCGGGCGCCCTGGCCGACATGATCCAGAGCCACCTGCTGCAGATCCTGGCGCTGCTCACCATGGAGGCGCCGCTGTCGCTGGACCCGCGGGTGTTCCGGGACGCCACCGCCGAGGCGCTGCGGGCCACCCGGCTGTGGGCCGGCGACGCGAAGGAGTCCAGCCTGCGGGCCCGCTACGCGGGGTACGCGGAGGAGCCCGGCGTGGACCCGGCGCGGGAGACCGAGACGCTCGCCGAGATCGTGCTGGCGGTGGACAACTGGCGGTGGGCCGGGGTGCCGTTCCGGCTGCGGTCCGGCAAGGCGCTGGGCACCGGGCGCAAGGAGGCGGTCATCACGTTCAAGGCGCCGCCGCGTATCCCGGACGGCTTCCGGGGACCGGACACGCCGGACCGGCTGCGGATCAGTTTCGGACCCGACCGGCTGGCGCTCGACTTCGACATCAACGGGCCCGGCGACCCGTTCGTGCTCGACCCGGTCACCCTGGAGGCCGAGTTCGCGCCGGGCGAGCTGCCGCCGTACGGCGAGGTGCTGCGCGGGGTGTTCGAGAACGACCCGTTGTTGTCGGTCCGCGGCGACACCGCCGAGCAGTGCTGGCGGATCGTCGAGCCGGTGACCTCGGCGTGGCGGGCCGGGGAGGTGCCGCTGCAGGAGTACGCGGTCGGGAGTTCGGGGCCGGCGGGGTCGTTGCTCACCAGCGGCGGGGACTCGCCGCACTGA
- a CDS encoding GGDEF domain-containing protein — MTSSSSGPRTTTAPGNSRAPWSLAWVGWCLAAAVPAVGHFLIPASHPVAQVVSYCLVSAGTAAAMAVGIRLHRPAARSVWWLLAAGQVMYAGADIAYFVTTTGSETNYPVLANVLYLAQYLLVAAALVLLGRRRSPQRNTAALVDTAILAVAAAVLWWVFLIHPAVAAPGFSALDRVAATIYPVMDLCVLTVAIRLLLGGGARQTSYQLVLAFLGLTLFADTAYGLLTLHGMYENGGWSDAVYLVSYLALGAAALHPSMRRVAEPVEGRSGATLYRVVLLAVATLVAPVVLAVQNLRHAASSDLVVVTASAVLFLLMLTRMAGLIAAQRRIAMTDGLTGVHTRRHLSDALRAERERAARHGGSFAMLLVDVDHFKHINDTYGHPAGDQVLREVAGRLRDACRDTDVVARFGGEEFAVLVTGEVPGRLAALAEELRQRIAGAPVLVDNRTAITVTVSIGAAVLPGTASTEELLVAADGALYAAKRGGRNRVVVGDAEWTTAATPAGSDPADVDRQIQRWTALVSEAVRRRADHQNVPVSMVAGVCAAWALLRTAGPDRPAFTAEQARAELRRCRGVQFHPHAVDEFLALEAAEVVGTPAAAATPLLPATLG, encoded by the coding sequence GTGACATCTTCGAGCAGTGGCCCACGGACCACCACGGCGCCGGGGAACTCACGGGCGCCCTGGTCGCTGGCCTGGGTCGGGTGGTGCCTGGCGGCGGCGGTGCCGGCTGTCGGCCACTTCCTCATACCGGCGTCGCACCCCGTCGCCCAGGTGGTCTCCTACTGCCTGGTGAGCGCCGGCACGGCGGCCGCGATGGCGGTGGGCATCCGGCTGCACCGGCCGGCCGCCCGGTCGGTGTGGTGGCTGCTCGCGGCCGGCCAGGTGATGTACGCCGGCGCCGACATCGCCTACTTCGTGACCACCACCGGCAGCGAGACCAACTATCCGGTGCTGGCCAACGTCCTGTACCTCGCGCAGTACCTGCTCGTCGCCGCCGCGCTGGTGCTGCTGGGCCGCAGGCGCTCACCCCAGCGCAACACCGCCGCACTGGTCGACACCGCGATCCTCGCGGTGGCCGCCGCGGTGCTGTGGTGGGTGTTCCTCATCCACCCCGCCGTCGCCGCGCCGGGCTTCTCCGCGTTGGACCGCGTGGCGGCCACCATCTATCCGGTCATGGACCTGTGTGTGCTCACCGTGGCGATCCGCCTGCTGCTCGGCGGCGGCGCCCGGCAGACCTCCTACCAACTGGTGCTGGCGTTCCTCGGCTTGACACTGTTCGCCGACACCGCGTACGGCCTGCTGACCCTGCACGGGATGTACGAGAACGGCGGCTGGTCGGACGCGGTGTACCTGGTCAGCTACCTCGCGCTCGGCGCGGCCGCGTTGCATCCGTCGATGCGGCGGGTCGCCGAGCCGGTGGAGGGCCGATCCGGCGCCACGCTGTACCGCGTGGTGCTGCTGGCGGTTGCCACCCTGGTGGCCCCGGTGGTGCTGGCCGTGCAGAACCTGCGTCACGCGGCGAGCTCGGACCTCGTCGTGGTGACCGCCTCGGCCGTCCTGTTCCTGCTGATGCTCACGCGGATGGCGGGCCTGATCGCGGCGCAGCGCAGGATCGCCATGACCGACGGCCTCACCGGCGTCCACACCCGTCGCCACCTGTCCGACGCGCTGCGCGCGGAGCGGGAGCGGGCGGCCCGGCACGGCGGCTCGTTCGCGATGCTGCTGGTGGACGTGGACCACTTCAAGCACATCAACGACACCTACGGACACCCGGCCGGCGATCAGGTGCTGAGAGAGGTGGCCGGCCGGCTGCGGGACGCCTGCCGCGACACCGACGTGGTCGCCCGGTTCGGCGGCGAGGAGTTCGCGGTGCTGGTGACCGGCGAGGTGCCGGGCCGCCTGGCAGCGCTGGCCGAGGAGCTACGGCAGCGGATCGCCGGGGCTCCGGTACTCGTCGACAACCGTACGGCGATCACGGTGACCGTCTCGATCGGCGCCGCCGTGCTGCCCGGCACGGCGTCCACCGAGGAACTGCTGGTCGCGGCCGACGGCGCGCTGTACGCGGCGAAGCGCGGCGGGCGCAACCGGGTCGTCGTGGGCGATGCGGAGTGGACCACCGCGGCCACGCCGGCCGGCAGCGACCCGGCCGACGTCGACCGGCAGATCCAGCGCTGGACCGCGCTGGTGAGCGAGGCCGTCCGCCGCCGCGCGGACCACCAGAACGTGCCGGTCAGCATGGTGGCCGGGGTCTGCGCCGCGTGGGCTCTCCTGCGCACCGCCGGCCCCGATCGCCCGGCGTTCACCGCCGAGCAGGCCCGAGCCGAGCTGCGGCGCTGCCGCGGGGTGCAGTTCCACCCGCACGCGGTCGACGAGTTCTTGGCTCTGGAGGCCGCCGAGGTGGTCGGCACACCCGCGGCCGCCGCCACTCCGCTGCTCCCGGCGACGCTCGGTTAG
- a CDS encoding DUF3052 domain-containing protein, with amino-acid sequence MTDDRGGGGADMAGYSGTPLYRKLGIKPGHRVALLDAPDGFATTLDGLPDGVVVRPALATDAPTDVIVLFVTRRGALQSRLDEVRRGMAQNGGFWVAWPKRASKVPTDVTEDVIREVALPTGLVDNKVCAIDGIWSGLRLVIRREIRVPAG; translated from the coding sequence GTGACCGACGATCGGGGAGGCGGCGGGGCTGACATGGCCGGCTACTCGGGCACGCCGCTGTACCGCAAACTCGGCATCAAGCCGGGTCATCGCGTCGCGCTGCTCGACGCGCCGGACGGCTTCGCGACCACGCTCGATGGTCTGCCGGACGGGGTTGTCGTCCGGCCCGCCCTGGCCACCGACGCGCCGACCGACGTGATCGTGCTGTTCGTGACCCGACGTGGTGCGTTGCAGTCCCGCCTCGACGAGGTCAGACGCGGTATGGCGCAGAACGGCGGATTCTGGGTCGCCTGGCCGAAGCGGGCGTCGAAGGTACCCACGGACGTCACCGAGGACGTCATCCGTGAAGTCGCGTTGCCGACCGGGCTGGTCGACAACAAGGTGTGCGCGATCGACGGGATCTGGTCGGGCCTGCGACTGGTCATCCGCCGCGAGATCCGCGTACCAGCCGGTTAG
- a CDS encoding SHOCT domain-containing protein: MMAPAAAPVSAPAAVDPMEQLRRLGELREAGVVTDDEFAAKKSEILARL; this comes from the coding sequence ATGATGGCGCCGGCCGCCGCTCCGGTGAGCGCCCCGGCCGCGGTGGACCCGATGGAGCAGCTGCGCCGGCTCGGTGAGCTGCGCGAGGCCGGCGTGGTCACCGACGACGAGTTCGCCGCGAAGAAGTCGGAGATCCTGGCGCGGCTCTGA
- a CDS encoding AMP-binding protein — MSALENLHAVLRMHQIGIVNLLRPDHLVSAAIRNARLGPQAALIMKAAIEHPHAPALTDERGTLNYRQLDEQSNALARALKDLKFPDKSVIGVLARDHRGLVLTISAAARAGLRLALMNTGLAAQQFAEVVARENVRAVLYDSEFAGLIDALPDAVPRYLTWADEGAADKTIDMLIAGQPVTPLPLPDRPAGFIILTSGTTGLPKGAPRTKVSPLASALIADRIPFPRQGAIVVASPLFHSTGFGAWTVGMSLADHAVLLRRIDAESILRAIAEHKAQMLVAVPTMLTRILSLDPRILDKYDTSTLRTVFVAGSPLAPELTNRFQDRFGEVIYNVYGSTEVAVASVAQPAESRRAPGTVGRPPVTVHVAVYDDEGRRIDRPHTTGRVFVRTGIPFEGYTDGQHKQIIDGFMSTGDRGHFDDHGLLHIDGREDDMIISGGENVYPLEVENLLAERDDVVEAAVIGVDDPEFGRRLRAFIVPTEDASRDPQEIRDYVKALLARYKVPRDVVFIDELPRNPTGKVIRRDLPTGPLP; from the coding sequence GTGAGCGCTCTTGAGAACCTGCACGCGGTGCTGCGGATGCACCAGATCGGCATCGTCAACCTGCTGCGCCCGGACCACCTGGTCAGCGCCGCGATCCGCAACGCCAGGCTCGGCCCGCAGGCCGCGCTGATCATGAAGGCGGCGATCGAGCACCCGCACGCCCCGGCCCTGACCGACGAGCGCGGCACCCTCAACTACCGGCAGCTCGACGAGCAGTCCAACGCGCTCGCCCGGGCATTGAAAGACCTGAAATTTCCGGACAAGTCGGTGATCGGGGTGCTGGCCCGGGACCATCGCGGCCTGGTCCTGACGATCAGCGCCGCGGCCCGCGCGGGCCTGCGCCTCGCGCTGATGAACACCGGCCTCGCCGCGCAGCAGTTCGCCGAGGTGGTGGCCCGGGAGAACGTCCGCGCGGTGCTTTACGACAGCGAGTTCGCCGGCCTGATCGACGCCCTGCCGGACGCCGTCCCGCGCTACCTGACCTGGGCCGACGAGGGCGCCGCCGACAAGACCATCGACATGCTGATCGCCGGGCAGCCGGTCACCCCACTGCCGCTGCCCGACCGCCCGGCCGGCTTCATCATCCTGACCAGCGGCACCACCGGGCTGCCCAAGGGCGCCCCGCGCACCAAGGTGTCGCCGCTGGCCAGCGCGCTGATCGCGGACCGGATCCCGTTCCCCCGGCAGGGCGCCATCGTGGTCGCCTCGCCGCTGTTCCACAGCACCGGGTTCGGCGCCTGGACGGTCGGCATGTCGCTCGCCGACCACGCCGTGCTGCTGCGCCGGATCGACGCCGAGAGCATCCTGCGGGCGATCGCCGAGCACAAGGCGCAGATGCTGGTCGCCGTCCCGACCATGCTCACCCGGATCCTGTCGCTCGACCCGCGGATCCTCGACAAGTACGACACCTCGACGCTGCGGACCGTCTTCGTCGCCGGCTCCCCGCTCGCCCCCGAGCTGACCAACCGCTTCCAGGACCGGTTCGGCGAGGTGATCTACAACGTCTACGGCTCCACCGAGGTCGCGGTCGCCTCGGTCGCCCAGCCCGCCGAGTCCCGGCGGGCGCCCGGCACGGTCGGCAGGCCGCCGGTCACCGTGCACGTCGCCGTCTACGACGACGAGGGCCGGCGGATCGACCGGCCGCACACCACCGGCCGGGTCTTCGTCCGCACCGGCATCCCGTTCGAGGGCTACACCGACGGCCAGCACAAGCAGATCATCGACGGCTTCATGTCCACCGGCGACCGCGGCCACTTCGACGACCACGGCCTGCTCCACATCGACGGCCGGGAAGACGACATGATCATCTCGGGCGGCGAGAACGTCTACCCGCTCGAGGTGGAGAACCTCCTCGCCGAACGCGACGACGTGGTCGAAGCCGCGGTGATCGGCGTCGACGACCCGGAGTTCGGCCGCCGGCTGCGCGCCTTCATCGTCCCCACCGAGGACGCCAGCCGGGATCCGCAGGAGATCCGCGACTACGTGAAGGCGCTGCTCGCCCGCTACAAGGTCCCGCGCGACGTGGTCTTCATCGACGAACTCCCGCGCAACCCCACCGGCAAGGTCATCCGCCGCGACCTGCCCACCGGCCCGCTGCCCTGA